Proteins from one Streptomyces genisteinicus genomic window:
- a CDS encoding prohibitin family protein, whose protein sequence is MFVLFVILVIAAAVMFFVARAGDHRGLRLGALGALIAGLFAGVSSCVHVVSAYEVGVPVTFGKVGSPMTSGVNLTSPFTGVTTFSTRPVDLNLSDKDVVEVRSSQGGVMYAEITVKWAVTPAKAVELYRLAGSEDAIQQRLVFPDSREIVRNVFARHTSEEGYTSAREKINTEIGDLIRERLAPRGIAVTTVNLRNVKPSEKLQEQIDFKIQQEQATERATEAGRTAKAEAERRRIEAEGIARANRILSDSLTDKVLANQCIEAFKEAAAQQPVYAVPCGGGTGNPLIVDGTKN, encoded by the coding sequence GTGTTCGTCCTGTTCGTCATACTCGTCATCGCCGCTGCGGTGATGTTCTTCGTCGCCCGCGCCGGCGACCACCGGGGGCTGAGACTGGGTGCGCTGGGCGCGCTGATCGCCGGGCTGTTCGCCGGGGTCTCGAGCTGCGTCCACGTGGTCAGCGCCTACGAGGTCGGCGTGCCCGTCACCTTCGGCAAGGTCGGCTCGCCGATGACCTCGGGGGTCAACCTCACCTCGCCGTTCACCGGCGTCACCACGTTCTCCACGCGCCCCGTGGACCTCAACCTCTCCGACAAGGACGTGGTCGAGGTCCGCTCCTCGCAGGGCGGCGTCATGTACGCGGAGATCACCGTGAAGTGGGCGGTCACCCCGGCGAAGGCCGTGGAGCTGTACCGGCTGGCGGGCAGCGAGGACGCGATCCAGCAGCGTCTGGTCTTCCCGGACAGCCGGGAGATCGTCCGCAACGTCTTCGCCCGGCACACCAGCGAGGAGGGCTACACCTCGGCCCGGGAGAAGATCAACACCGAGATCGGCGATCTGATCCGGGAGCGCCTGGCGCCCCGCGGCATCGCCGTGACGACGGTCAACCTGCGCAACGTGAAGCCCTCGGAGAAGCTCCAGGAGCAGATCGACTTCAAGATCCAGCAGGAGCAGGCGACCGAACGGGCGACGGAGGCGGGCCGCACGGCGAAGGCGGAGGCCGAGCGCCGGCGCATCGAGGCCGAGGGCATCGCCAGGGCGAACCGGATCCTGAGCGACTCCCTGACGGACAAGGTCCTCGCCAACCAGTGCATCGAGGCGTTCAAGGAGGCCGCGGCCCAGCAGCCGGTCTACGCGGTCCCGTGCGGCGGGGGGACGGGTAATCCGCTGATCGTGGACGGCACGAAGAACTGA
- a CDS encoding Crp/Fnr family transcriptional regulator yields the protein MDDVLRRAPLFAALDDEQAAELRASMSEVTLARGDALFHEGDPGDRLYVVTEGKVKLHRTSPDGRENMLAVLGPGELIGELSLFDPGPRTATATALTEVKLLGLGHGDLQPWLNVRPEVATALLRAVARRLRKTNDQMSDLVFSDVPGRVARALLDLSRRFGVQSEEGIHVVHDLTQEELAQLVGASRETVNKALADFAQRGWLRLEARAVILLDVERLAKRSR from the coding sequence GTGGACGACGTTCTGCGGCGCGCCCCGCTCTTCGCGGCGCTCGATGACGAGCAGGCCGCGGAGCTCCGCGCCTCGATGAGTGAAGTGACGCTCGCCCGTGGCGACGCGCTCTTCCACGAGGGCGACCCCGGCGACCGCCTGTACGTGGTCACGGAGGGCAAGGTCAAGCTCCACCGCACGTCCCCCGACGGGCGCGAGAACATGCTCGCCGTCCTCGGACCCGGCGAGCTGATCGGCGAACTGTCCCTCTTCGACCCCGGTCCGCGCACCGCGACCGCCACCGCGCTGACCGAGGTGAAGCTGCTGGGCCTGGGCCACGGCGACCTCCAGCCCTGGCTGAACGTCCGCCCGGAGGTCGCGACGGCGCTGCTGCGCGCGGTCGCCCGACGCCTGCGCAAGACCAACGACCAGATGTCCGACCTGGTCTTCTCCGACGTGCCGGGCCGTGTCGCCCGCGCGCTGCTCGACCTCTCGCGCCGCTTCGGCGTGCAGTCGGAGGAGGGCATCCACGTCGTCCACGACCTCACGCAGGAGGAGCTCGCCCAGCTGGTCGGCGCCTCCCGCGAGACCGTCAACAAGGCGCTGGCCGACTTCGCGCAGCGCGGCTGGCTGCGGCTGGAGGCCCGAGCGGTGATCCTGCTGGACGTGGAGCGCCTCGCGAAGCGCTCGCGCTGA
- the nth gene encoding endonuclease III: protein MSGKQNSAVGEHPSPGPGRRKKSVKPESRLAMVRRARRINRELAEVFPYAHPELDFENPYQLLIATVLSAQTTDLRVNQTTPALFAAYPTPEDLAAAVPEEVEELIRPTGFFRAKTRSIMGLSKAIRDDFGGEVPGTLKELVTLPGVGRKTAFVVLGNAFGVPGITVDTHFMRLVRRWKWTEQDDPGKIEAEIATIFPKSEWTMLSHRVIFHGRRICHARRPACGACPITHLCPSYGEGETDPEKAKKLLKYEMGGRPGQRLKPPPDYPGTPAPAAGTAE, encoded by the coding sequence GTGTCCGGAAAGCAGAATTCCGCTGTGGGCGAACACCCCTCGCCCGGTCCGGGCAGAAGGAAGAAATCGGTCAAACCGGAATCCCGGCTCGCGATGGTGCGCCGAGCCCGCCGGATCAACCGTGAACTCGCCGAGGTCTTCCCGTACGCCCACCCCGAACTGGACTTCGAGAACCCCTACCAGCTCCTGATCGCCACGGTCCTGTCGGCCCAGACCACCGATCTCCGCGTCAACCAGACCACCCCCGCCCTCTTCGCCGCGTACCCGACGCCCGAGGACCTCGCGGCGGCGGTCCCCGAGGAGGTCGAGGAGCTCATCCGGCCGACCGGCTTCTTCCGCGCCAAGACCAGGTCGATCATGGGGCTCTCCAAGGCGATCCGGGACGACTTCGGCGGCGAGGTGCCCGGCACGCTGAAGGAACTCGTCACCCTGCCCGGTGTGGGGCGCAAGACCGCCTTCGTCGTCCTCGGCAACGCCTTCGGCGTCCCCGGCATCACCGTCGACACCCACTTCATGCGGCTGGTGCGCCGCTGGAAGTGGACCGAGCAGGACGACCCGGGGAAGATCGAGGCCGAGATCGCCACGATCTTCCCCAAGTCCGAGTGGACGATGCTCTCGCACCGCGTGATCTTCCACGGCCGCCGCATCTGCCACGCCCGCAGGCCGGCCTGCGGCGCCTGCCCGATCACCCACCTCTGCCCCTCGTACGGTGAGGGCGAGACGGACCCGGAGAAGGCGAAGAAGCTCCTCAAGTACGAGATGGGCGGCCGGCCGGGGCAGCGCCTCAAGCCGCCCCCGGACTACCCGGGCACGCCGGCGCCCGCCGCGGGTACCGCCGAGTGA
- a CDS encoding NUDIX hydrolase: MTRAGEETYEAYERSGRAGDEPAVTTEGMPAWLDPVVRAAGAVQPHQLSRFLPPADGGGRQSAVLVLFGEGARGPELLLMERAGTLRSHAGQPSFPGGALDPEDGDPATTGPLRAALREAWEETGLDPSGVQTFGVLPKLYIPVSGFVVTPVLGWWRAPSPVSVVDPAETARVFTVPVADLTDPANRATAVHPSGHAGPAFLVESALVWGFTAGVIDRLLHFSGWERPWDRSREVPLDWRA, from the coding sequence ATGACACGCGCAGGAGAAGAGACGTACGAGGCGTACGAGCGGTCCGGCCGGGCCGGTGACGAGCCGGCCGTGACCACCGAAGGCATGCCCGCGTGGCTGGACCCCGTGGTGCGCGCCGCCGGTGCCGTCCAGCCCCACCAGCTCAGCCGCTTCCTGCCGCCGGCCGACGGGGGCGGCCGGCAGTCGGCCGTCCTCGTCCTGTTCGGCGAGGGCGCGCGGGGCCCCGAACTGCTGCTGATGGAGCGGGCCGGCACCCTGCGCTCCCACGCGGGCCAGCCCTCGTTCCCCGGCGGCGCCCTGGATCCGGAGGACGGCGACCCGGCCACCACGGGCCCGCTGCGTGCCGCGCTGCGCGAGGCCTGGGAGGAGACGGGCCTGGATCCGTCCGGCGTCCAGACGTTCGGCGTGCTGCCCAAGCTCTACATCCCGGTGAGCGGATTCGTGGTGACGCCCGTACTGGGATGGTGGCGCGCCCCCAGCCCGGTCTCCGTGGTCGATCCCGCCGAGACCGCCCGTGTCTTCACCGTGCCCGTGGCCGATCTCACGGACCCGGCCAACCGTGCGACCGCCGTGCACCCGAGCGGTCACGCGGGGCCCGCCTTCCTGGTGGAATCGGCCCTGGTCTGGGGGTTCACCGCCGGGGTCATCGACCGGCTGCTGCACTTCTCCGGCTGGGAACGCCCGTGGGACCGCTCCAGGGAGGTCCCGCTCGACTGGCGCGCATGA
- a CDS encoding MarP family serine protease: MNVLDILLLVAAVWFAVVGYRQGFVVGILSVIGFLGGGLVAVYLLPVVWGALTDDAEVSTTAAIVAVVIVIVCASVGQAFTTHLGNKLRTHITWSPARALDATGGALVNVVAMLLVAWLIGSALAGTSLPTLGKEVRGSKVLLGVSRVMPDQANTWFTDFSSVLAQNGFPQVFSPFANEPITEVQAPDPALVGSPVAARAKQSIVKVVGTAPSCGKVLEGTGFVFDKRRVMTNAHVVGGVDEPTVQIGGEGRLYDAKVVLYDWERDIAVLDVPDLTARPLQFTDEDARSGDSAIVAGFPENGAYDVRSARVRGRINANGPDIYHRGTVRRDVYSLFATVRQGNSGGPLLTTDGKVSGVIFARSLDDADTGYALTVDEIREDIAKGRSANQQVDSQGCAL, from the coding sequence GTGAACGTGCTGGACATCCTGTTGCTGGTCGCCGCTGTCTGGTTCGCGGTCGTCGGCTACCGCCAGGGCTTCGTCGTCGGCATCCTCTCGGTGATCGGCTTCCTCGGCGGCGGCCTCGTCGCCGTCTACCTCCTGCCCGTGGTGTGGGGGGCGCTGACCGACGACGCCGAGGTCTCCACCACGGCGGCCATCGTCGCCGTCGTCATCGTGATCGTCTGCGCCTCCGTCGGACAGGCCTTCACCACCCACCTCGGCAACAAGCTGCGCACCCACATCACCTGGTCGCCCGCCCGGGCGCTGGACGCCACGGGCGGCGCGCTGGTCAACGTCGTCGCGATGCTGCTCGTCGCCTGGCTCATCGGCTCCGCCCTGGCCGGCACCTCCCTGCCGACCCTCGGCAAGGAGGTCCGCGGCTCGAAGGTGCTGCTCGGCGTCTCCCGGGTGATGCCCGATCAGGCGAACACCTGGTTCACGGACTTCTCCTCCGTCCTCGCGCAGAACGGATTCCCCCAGGTCTTCAGCCCCTTCGCCAACGAGCCCATCACCGAGGTCCAGGCGCCCGACCCCGCGCTGGTGGGCAGCCCGGTCGCCGCCCGCGCCAAGCAGTCCATCGTGAAGGTCGTCGGCACCGCGCCCAGCTGCGGCAAGGTCCTCGAAGGCACCGGCTTCGTCTTCGACAAGCGCCGGGTGATGACCAACGCCCACGTCGTCGGCGGCGTGGACGAGCCCACCGTCCAGATAGGCGGCGAGGGCAGGCTCTACGACGCCAAGGTCGTCCTGTACGACTGGGAGCGGGACATCGCCGTGCTGGACGTCCCCGACCTCACGGCACGACCCCTCCAGTTCACCGACGAGGACGCCCGCAGCGGCGACAGCGCGATCGTGGCCGGCTTCCCCGAGAACGGCGCCTACGACGTCCGCTCCGCCCGCGTCCGCGGCCGCATCAACGCCAACGGGCCCGACATCTACCACCGGGGCACGGTCCGCCGCGACGTGTACTCGCTCTTCGCGACCGTCCGCCAGGGCAACTCGGGCGGCCCGCTGCTCACCACGGACGGCAAGGTCTCCGGCGTCATCTTCGCCCGCTCTCTCGACGACGCCGACACCGGCTACGCCCTCACCGTCGACGAGATCCGCGAGGACATCGCCAAGGGCCGCTCGGCCAACCAGCAGGTCGACAGCCAGGGATGCGCGCTGTAG
- a CDS encoding alpha/beta fold hydrolase: MTAPESSPGGFSALGSPVRVDGPWTHRDVAANGARFHIVEMGDGPLVMLLHGFPQFWWTWRHQLTALADAGFRAVAMDLRGVGGSDRTPRGYDPANLALDITGVVRSLGEPDAALVGHDLGGYLAWTAAVMRPKLVRRLAVSSMPHPRRWRSAMLSDFAQSRAGSYVWGFQRPWIPERQLVADDAALVGRLIREWSGPQPVDEEAVDVYRRAMCIPSTAHCSIEPYRWMVRSLARPDGFQFNRRMKRPVRVPTLHLHGSLDPAMRTRSAAGSGEYVEAPYRWRLFDGLGHFPHEEDPVAFSGELINWLKDPEPDR; encoded by the coding sequence ATGACGGCCCCTGAATCCAGCCCCGGCGGCTTCTCCGCCCTCGGCAGCCCCGTACGCGTCGACGGTCCCTGGACCCACCGTGACGTGGCAGCCAACGGCGCCCGCTTCCACATCGTGGAGATGGGCGACGGGCCGCTGGTGATGCTGCTGCACGGGTTCCCGCAGTTCTGGTGGACCTGGCGGCACCAGCTCACCGCCCTCGCCGACGCGGGCTTCCGGGCCGTAGCGATGGACCTGCGGGGCGTGGGCGGCAGCGACCGCACGCCCCGGGGCTACGACCCGGCGAACCTCGCGCTCGACATCACCGGGGTGGTGCGCTCGCTCGGCGAGCCGGACGCGGCGCTGGTCGGCCACGACCTGGGCGGTTACCTGGCCTGGACGGCGGCCGTGATGCGGCCCAAGCTGGTGCGCCGGCTCGCGGTCTCCTCGATGCCCCATCCGCGGCGGTGGCGGTCGGCGATGCTCTCCGACTTCGCGCAGAGCCGGGCGGGATCGTACGTGTGGGGCTTCCAGCGCCCGTGGATCCCGGAGCGGCAACTGGTCGCGGACGACGCGGCCCTGGTCGGCCGGCTGATCCGGGAGTGGTCCGGACCGCAGCCGGTCGACGAGGAGGCGGTCGACGTCTACCGGCGCGCGATGTGCATCCCGTCGACGGCCCACTGCTCGATCGAGCCGTACCGGTGGATGGTGCGGTCGCTCGCGCGGCCGGACGGCTTCCAGTTCAACCGCCGCATGAAGCGCCCGGTGCGGGTGCCGACGCTGCATCTGCACGGGTCGCTCGACCCGGCGATGCGCACGCGCAGCGCCGCCGGTTCGGGCGAGTACGTCGAAGCGCCCTACCGCTGGCGCCTGTTCGACGGGCTCGGCCACTTCCCCCATGAGGAGGATCCCGTGGCGTTCTCCGGGGAGCTCATCAACTGGCTCAAGGACCCCGAGCCGGACCGCTGA
- a CDS encoding phage holin family protein, producing the protein MSDPGNTTAKAVGADRSLGQLVASATAEMSALVHDEIALAKAQLRQDVKKAGIGGGLFTVAAMVLLFSLPMLSFALAYGFRTWTGWNMALCFLLSFAVNVALALLLALVGLVFVKKAKKGKGPQKAVASAKETAAVLQNAKPHPRPEPRPELTGGVREDKALV; encoded by the coding sequence ATGAGCGATCCCGGCAACACCACGGCGAAGGCTGTCGGCGCCGACCGCAGTCTCGGACAGCTGGTCGCTTCGGCGACGGCCGAGATGTCGGCGCTGGTGCACGACGAGATCGCACTGGCCAAGGCGCAACTGCGCCAGGACGTGAAGAAGGCCGGCATCGGCGGCGGGCTCTTCACCGTCGCCGCCATGGTGCTGCTGTTCTCGCTGCCGATGCTGAGCTTCGCCCTCGCCTACGGCTTCCGGACGTGGACGGGCTGGAACATGGCCCTGTGCTTCCTGCTGTCGTTCGCCGTGAACGTCGCCCTGGCCCTGCTGCTCGCGCTGGTCGGCCTGGTGTTCGTGAAGAAGGCCAAGAAGGGCAAGGGTCCCCAGAAGGCGGTCGCGTCGGCCAAGGAGACCGCGGCGGTGCTCCAGAACGCCAAGCCGCACCCCCGGCCCGAGCCGCGGCCGGAGCTGACGGGCGGGGTCCGGGAGGACAAGGCTCTGGTGTGA
- the nhaA gene encoding Na+/H+ antiporter NhaA yields the protein MAPSPPTPRTVLGRLSLPERTYVADALRTETVGGVLLLVAAVAALVWANTFGGSYASVSDFHFGPSALGLDLSVAHWAADGLLAVFFFVAGIELKRELVAGELRDPRAAALPVVAALCGMVMPALVYLIVTTTGGGSTSGWAVPTATDIAFALAVLAVLGASLPSALRAFLLTLAVVDDLFAILIIAVFFTADLNFAALGGAFAGLALFWLLLRKEVRGWYVYVPLALVVWGLMYNSGVHATIAGVAMGLMLRCTRREGEEHSPGEHIEHLVRPLSAGVAVPLFALFSAGVTVSGGALGDVFTRPETLGVVLGLVVGKAVGIFGGTWLTARFTKAELNPDLRWPDVFALATLAGIGFTVSLLIGELAFDDDPALTDQVKAAVLVGSLIAALLAGVLLKMRVRTYQALYEYEERDEDMSGVPDVYEQDDPAYHLRMAAIYEEKAAEHRRKARAAGASSDGGDSPA from the coding sequence GTGGCCCCGTCGCCCCCCACTCCCCGCACCGTCCTCGGCCGCCTCTCGCTGCCCGAGCGCACCTATGTCGCGGACGCACTGCGCACGGAGACCGTCGGCGGAGTGCTCCTGCTCGTCGCGGCGGTCGCGGCCCTTGTCTGGGCCAACACCTTCGGCGGCAGCTACGCCTCGGTGAGCGACTTCCACTTCGGGCCCTCGGCACTCGGCCTGGACCTCTCCGTCGCCCACTGGGCGGCTGACGGGCTACTCGCGGTCTTCTTCTTCGTCGCCGGCATCGAACTCAAGCGGGAACTCGTCGCCGGCGAGCTGCGCGACCCGCGAGCCGCGGCACTTCCGGTCGTCGCCGCGCTCTGCGGCATGGTCATGCCCGCCCTGGTGTATCTGATCGTCACGACCACCGGCGGCGGTTCCACTTCCGGCTGGGCGGTCCCGACCGCGACGGACATCGCCTTCGCCCTCGCGGTGCTCGCCGTGCTCGGTGCCTCCCTCCCCTCGGCGCTGCGGGCCTTCCTGCTGACCCTGGCCGTCGTGGACGACCTCTTCGCGATCCTGATCATCGCGGTCTTCTTCACCGCCGACCTGAACTTCGCGGCCCTCGGCGGGGCCTTCGCCGGTCTCGCGCTCTTCTGGCTGCTGCTGCGCAAGGAGGTGCGGGGCTGGTACGTGTACGTACCGCTCGCGCTGGTCGTCTGGGGCCTGATGTACAACAGCGGCGTGCACGCCACCATCGCGGGCGTGGCGATGGGCCTGATGCTGCGCTGCACCCGGCGCGAGGGCGAGGAGCACTCCCCCGGCGAGCACATCGAGCACCTGGTGCGGCCGCTGTCGGCGGGTGTGGCCGTACCGCTGTTCGCCCTGTTCTCGGCCGGTGTCACGGTCTCGGGCGGCGCCCTCGGAGACGTCTTCACCCGGCCGGAGACGCTCGGCGTCGTCCTCGGACTGGTCGTCGGCAAGGCCGTGGGCATCTTCGGCGGCACCTGGCTGACGGCACGCTTCACCAAGGCGGAGCTGAATCCCGATCTGCGCTGGCCGGACGTCTTCGCGCTGGCCACCCTCGCCGGCATCGGGTTCACGGTGTCCCTGCTGATCGGCGAACTCGCCTTCGACGACGACCCCGCCCTCACCGACCAGGTGAAGGCGGCGGTACTGGTCGGTTCCCTGATCGCCGCACTTCTCGCAGGAGTCCTCCTCAAAATGCGGGTACGCACGTACCAGGCGCTCTACGAGTACGAGGAGCGCGATGAGGACATGTCAGGTGTCCCGGACGTCTACGAACAGGACGACCCCGCTTACCACTTGCGGATGGCGGCGATCTACGAGGAGAAGGCCGCCGAGCACCGCCGGAAGGCCCGAGCGGCGGGGGCGTCGAGCGACGGCGGCGACAGTCCGGCATGA
- the acs gene encoding acetate--CoA ligase produces MSNESLANLLKEERRFAPPAELAANANVTAEAYEQAAADRLGFWAEQARRLAWATEPNETLDWSNPPFAKWFADGTLNVAYNCVDRHVEAGHGDRVAIHFEGEPGDSRAITYAELKDEVSRAANALTELGVRKGDRVAVYMPMIPEAAVAMLACARIGAAHSVVFGGFSADAVASRIQDADAKLVITADGGYRRGKPSALKPAIDDAVSRCPQVEHVLVVRRTGQETAFTEGRDVWWHDVVGRQSAEHAPEAFEAEHPLFILYTSGTTGKPKGILHTSGGYLTQAAYTHHAVFDLKPESDVYWCTADIGWVTGHSYIVYGPLANGATQVMYEGTPDSPHQGRFWEIVQKYGVTILYTAPTAIRTFMKWGDDIPAKFDLSSLRVLGSVGEPINPEAWIWYRENIGAGKTPIVDTWWQTETGAMMISPLPGVTETKPGSAQRALPGISATVVDDEANEVPDGGGGYLVLTEPWPSMLRTIWGDDQRFIDTYWSRFEGKYFAGDGAKKDDDGDIWLLGRVDDVMLVSGHNISTTEVESALVSHPKVAEAAVVGAADETTGQAIVAFVILRGTASEDEGLVEELRAHVGATLGPIAKPKRVLPVAELPKTRSGKIMRRLLRDVAENRELGDVTTLTDSSVMDLIQTKLPSAASED; encoded by the coding sequence GTGAGCAACGAGAGCCTGGCCAACCTGCTCAAGGAAGAGCGGCGCTTCGCGCCGCCGGCCGAGCTGGCAGCGAACGCCAACGTGACGGCGGAGGCGTACGAGCAGGCAGCGGCGGACAGGCTCGGCTTCTGGGCCGAGCAGGCACGGCGGCTCGCCTGGGCCACCGAACCGAACGAGACGCTCGACTGGAGCAACCCGCCCTTCGCCAAGTGGTTCGCCGACGGCACCCTCAACGTGGCGTACAACTGTGTGGACCGCCATGTCGAGGCGGGGCACGGCGACCGGGTCGCCATCCACTTCGAGGGCGAGCCGGGCGACAGCCGGGCCATCACCTACGCGGAGCTCAAGGACGAGGTCTCCCGGGCGGCCAACGCCCTGACCGAACTGGGGGTCCGCAAGGGCGACCGGGTCGCCGTCTACATGCCGATGATCCCGGAGGCCGCGGTCGCGATGCTGGCCTGCGCCCGTATCGGCGCCGCCCACTCCGTGGTCTTCGGCGGATTCTCCGCCGACGCCGTCGCCTCCCGCATCCAGGACGCCGACGCCAAGCTGGTCATCACCGCCGACGGCGGCTACCGCCGCGGCAAGCCCAGCGCCCTCAAGCCCGCGATCGACGACGCGGTCTCCCGCTGCCCGCAGGTCGAGCACGTCCTGGTGGTGCGGCGCACCGGCCAGGAGACGGCGTTCACCGAGGGGCGCGACGTGTGGTGGCACGACGTCGTCGGCCGCCAGTCCGCCGAGCACGCACCCGAGGCGTTCGAGGCCGAGCACCCGCTCTTCATCCTGTACACCTCGGGCACCACGGGGAAGCCGAAGGGCATCCTCCACACCTCCGGCGGCTATCTCACGCAGGCGGCCTACACCCACCACGCCGTCTTCGACCTGAAGCCGGAGTCGGACGTGTACTGGTGCACGGCCGACATCGGCTGGGTCACCGGCCACTCGTACATCGTCTACGGCCCGCTGGCCAACGGCGCGACGCAGGTCATGTACGAGGGCACACCCGACAGCCCGCACCAGGGCCGCTTCTGGGAGATCGTCCAGAAGTACGGCGTCACGATCCTCTACACGGCGCCGACCGCGATCCGCACGTTCATGAAGTGGGGAGACGACATCCCCGCCAAGTTCGACCTGTCGAGCCTGCGGGTGCTCGGCTCCGTCGGGGAGCCGATCAACCCCGAGGCGTGGATCTGGTACCGGGAGAACATCGGCGCCGGCAAGACCCCGATCGTGGACACCTGGTGGCAGACCGAGACCGGGGCGATGATGATTTCGCCGCTGCCCGGTGTCACCGAGACCAAGCCCGGTTCCGCGCAGCGCGCACTGCCCGGCATCTCGGCCACGGTCGTCGACGACGAGGCCAACGAGGTGCCCGACGGAGGCGGCGGCTACCTGGTGCTGACCGAGCCGTGGCCGTCGATGCTCCGCACCATCTGGGGCGACGACCAGCGCTTCATCGACACCTACTGGTCCCGCTTCGAGGGCAAGTACTTCGCCGGCGACGGCGCCAAGAAGGACGACGACGGCGACATCTGGCTGCTGGGCCGCGTCGACGACGTGATGCTGGTCTCCGGTCACAACATCTCGACCACCGAGGTCGAGTCCGCCCTCGTCTCCCACCCCAAGGTCGCCGAGGCGGCGGTCGTGGGTGCCGCCGACGAGACGACCGGGCAGGCGATCGTCGCCTTCGTCATCCTGCGCGGCACCGCCAGCGAGGACGAGGGACTCGTGGAGGAGCTGCGGGCCCATGTGGGCGCCACGCTCGGCCCGATCGCGAAGCCGAAGCGCGTGCTTCCCGTGGCGGAGCTGCCGAAGACCCGCTCGGGCAAGATCATGCGCCGCCTGCTGCGCGACGTCGCCGAGAACCGCGAGCTGGGTGACGTCACCACGCTGACCGACTCATCCGTCATGGACCTCATCCAGACGAAGCTCCCGAGCGCCGCGAGCGAGGACTGA